CAATAACCGCAACCTTGTAGATTCTCATAAGCCTACCCTTAGTCCTACATTCTTATACTTACTCTATTCCTATGAATTTATCCCTCTTAATCTTTGGACAGCAAAGGCTATCCCCTGCGCATTGAGCTCAATATCAGTTTGAAGAAATTTCTGGTTTTCGTATGAAAAGGGCAAATCTCTGCTTTCCATTTCATCTTTAAAGAAATCTATCATCCTCTCCATACAGAATCTTTCCAAACTCACTTGATCCATATCTGAATTTAGCGCATCATTTAGAATATTCTCCATTTTATGGATAGATTCTATCATCATCTCAGAGCCTTCTTTTACATGTTCAAAAGGACCATAATGTGTTAAAAAAGCTGTTCTTGCACCTGTATTATAGATTTTATTGATGCTATCACATGCTTCATTGGGATCAAAGTCTGTTGGTGACGTTGAAGGAAATATAAAAGGCCTGTTTCCTGACTGCAAAATTGGGAAAGCCAGACCAAAGGAATCACCAGTAAATATTCCATTAGTGCCTGAATCATAAATACACATATGGTGTTTTGCATGTCCGAGTGTATAGATAAATTTAAGCTCTCTATTGCCAAATTCTATAATTTCGCCATCTCTTACTACACGGACACGCTCCTCCTCAACAGGTCCTATCTCGCCATAGATCCTTATAAACTCTTCCTCGCCAAATAATGCCTTTACCGCATCTATAAGTCTGGTAGGATCTATAATATGTCGTGCAGCCCTTTGTTGAGCGAGTACAACTGCGTTTGGGCATAAATTAACCAGCGCAGATGTTCCGCCTGCGTGATCCAGATGAACATGAGTAACAATTATATACTCCACGTTCTCAGGCCCTAGGCCATATTCTTTGAGCTCAGAAATAAACCTGGGAACAGCAAATTGAGTATTAGTCTCAACAAAGACACATCTCTTCCCCTCAATTAAAAGATAAGCAGCCGCATACATAGGAAAGATATGATTACAATCGATTAAACTTATTTTTTCTGAAATCTTCTCTCTAAT
This genomic stretch from Spirochaetota bacterium harbors:
- a CDS encoding MBL fold metallo-hydrolase, whose product is MIREKISEKISLIDCNHIFPMYAAAYLLIEGKRCVFVETNTQFAVPRFISELKEYGLGPENVEYIIVTHVHLDHAGGTSALVNLCPNAVVLAQQRAARHIIDPTRLIDAVKALFGEEEFIRIYGEIGPVEEERVRVVRDGEIIEFGNRELKFIYTLGHAKHHMCIYDSGTNGIFTGDSFGLAFPILQSGNRPFIFPSTSPTDFDPNEACDSINKIYNTGARTAFLTHYGPFEHVKEGSEMMIESIHKMENILNDALNSDMDQVSLERFCMERMIDFFKDEMESRDLPFSYENQKFLQTDIELNAQGIAFAVQRLRGINS